The following coding sequences lie in one Spinacia oleracea cultivar Varoflay chromosome 1, BTI_SOV_V1, whole genome shotgun sequence genomic window:
- the LOC110782813 gene encoding metalloendoproteinase 5-MMP produces MAITTTYIFCAILLVLLTLVPHTTQSKPNASPFSFLESLEGCKKGQNVDGLHKLKSYLTKFGYLQNHQVSKNEVTTTKSIKEDDELFDEHLEKAIITYQQNYRLNVTGYLDAATMKQMMKPRCGCADIMNGRNTSSASTIVEIRVL; encoded by the exons GTGCTCCTTACTTTGGTTCCACACACAACCCAGTCAAAACCAAATGCTAGCCCCTTTAGCTTCCTAGAGAGTTTAGAAGGATGCAAGAAGGGCCAAAATGTAGATGGCCTTCACAAGCTCAAAAGTTACCTTACAAAGTTTGGGTATCTCCAAAATCACCAAGTGTCCAAAAATGAGGTAACTACTACCAAGTCTATCAAAGAAGATGATGAATTATTTGACGAGCACCTCGAAAAGGCGATTATAACCTACCAGCAGAATTATAGGTTAAATGTTACGGGGTATTTGGATGCTGCTACGATGAAACAAATGATGAAACCTCG ATGTGGGTGTGCGGACATTATGAATGGTAGAAATACCTCCTCGGCCTCGACCATAGTGGAGATAAGAGTGCTGTGA